TTATTTCTCGACACAGCACCCGTAATTTATTTTGTAGAGCGCAATCCACATTTTGTTAATTTAGTCGATCCAATTTTTGAACGGTTAGATACTAATATTACACCTGTAGTATCTCCGATTACTTTGGCAGAGTGTTTGATACATCCGTTACGTTTAGGATTAGCGGATTTAGAACAGGCTTTTGTTAATATTTTGCAGCAAGAAGAAGTGATATTTATGGATGTGAATTCATCCGTAGCACGAGAAGCTGCGAGAATTAGAGTGCGTTACAATCTCCAACTACCCGATGCATTACAGATTGCATCAGCTTTAATAGCTAAGTGTCAAGCTTTTTTGACTAATGATGAGGCTTTTAAGCGGGTGACGGAATTGAGAGTTTTAGTAGTGAGTGAGTTGGAAGTTTAGCGAAGAATATTGGTTTAGCGTTTCAATTTCCTACGAAAAAAGTATATAGATTTTGCATACCCCGGTATACCCTGAGAACTATATTAAAGTAGAAATCTCAAAACTCAGTATAATCACGTATGCATAATCAACATCTACCTCAACAGATAAGACAAAAACTGAATCTGTGGACTTCTCGTGCTGTAACTATATTTGTCTCTCTGCTTTTATTATCCGAGTCAACAGCTGCAAACATCAGAGCTAATGGGTTACAAATTGCACAGCAAACTGTATCTACTCCTTCTGTTCCCTTGAGTGGAGAGAAGCAGAAACGCTATGAGGAGGGAGTCAAGCTGT
The Calothrix sp. 336/3 DNA segment above includes these coding regions:
- a CDS encoding PIN domain-containing protein, which encodes MNISDGLAGVSRLFLDTAPVIYFVERNPHFVNLVDPIFERLDTNITPVVSPITLAECLIHPLRLGLADLEQAFVNILQQEEVIFMDVNSSVAREAARIRVRYNLQLPDALQIASALIAKCQAFLTNDEAFKRVTELRVLVVSELEV